In a single window of the Hoyosella subflava DQS3-9A1 genome:
- a CDS encoding acyl-CoA dehydrogenase family protein, with product MSFVETEEQRELRKAVADLGEKYGWQYMLEKSQKGEKTTELWDEAGKLGFLGVNLPEEYGGGGAGMYELSLVLEELAAAGTGLLMMVVSPAICGTIIARYGTEEQKQKWLPGIADGSITMAFGITEPDAGSNSHKIITTARPDGDEWLLTGRKTYISGIDQSQAVLVVSRTEDAKTGKLKPALFIVPTDAENFEYQPIEMGIMSPEKQFTLFFDDVRLPADALVGSEDAGLMQLFAGLNPERIMASAMAIGMARYALNKATNYAKERQVFKTPIGAHQAIAHPLAQCHIEIELAKLMMQKAAVLYDSGDDWGAASAANMAKYAAGEVGTKTVDQAVQTHGGNGLAMEYGLVPLIAASRLTKIAPVSREMILNFIAQANLGLPKSY from the coding sequence ATGAGCTTCGTAGAAACCGAAGAGCAGCGCGAACTCCGCAAGGCGGTAGCGGACCTCGGCGAGAAGTACGGCTGGCAATACATGCTCGAAAAGTCGCAGAAGGGTGAGAAGACTACCGAACTGTGGGACGAAGCAGGAAAGCTCGGCTTCCTCGGGGTCAACCTTCCTGAAGAGTACGGCGGCGGCGGTGCAGGAATGTACGAGCTGTCACTCGTGCTCGAGGAGCTTGCCGCAGCGGGAACGGGCCTGTTGATGATGGTTGTGTCACCCGCGATCTGCGGCACGATCATTGCTCGGTATGGCACTGAAGAGCAAAAGCAGAAGTGGCTTCCTGGAATTGCGGATGGCTCGATCACGATGGCATTCGGGATCACCGAACCCGATGCTGGCTCGAACTCGCACAAGATCATCACTACCGCTCGGCCGGATGGTGATGAGTGGCTGCTGACGGGCCGGAAAACCTACATTTCAGGGATCGACCAGTCGCAGGCTGTGCTTGTGGTTTCCCGCACCGAGGATGCCAAGACCGGCAAACTGAAGCCCGCGCTCTTCATCGTGCCGACTGATGCCGAGAACTTTGAGTACCAACCCATCGAGATGGGCATCATGAGTCCCGAGAAGCAGTTCACCCTGTTTTTCGATGACGTCCGCCTTCCGGCCGACGCGCTGGTGGGTTCCGAGGACGCAGGTCTGATGCAGCTGTTCGCTGGGCTCAATCCAGAGCGCATCATGGCGTCGGCTATGGCGATCGGGATGGCCCGGTATGCGCTGAACAAGGCGACGAACTATGCGAAGGAACGTCAGGTTTTCAAGACCCCAATTGGTGCGCACCAGGCGATCGCCCATCCGCTCGCGCAATGCCACATCGAGATCGAACTCGCGAAACTGATGATGCAGAAAGCAGCGGTGCTGTACGACTCAGGTGACGACTGGGGTGCGGCGTCGGCGGCGAACATGGCAAAATACGCCGCCGGTGAAGTGGGAACCAAGACGGTCGACCAGGCGGTACAGACTCACGGTGGAAACGGTCTCGCGATGGAATACGGCCTTGTGCCCCTGATCGCGGCGTCTCGCCTGACGAAGATCGCGCCAGTCAGCCGCGAAATGATCCTGAACTTCATCGCGCAGGCCAACCTCGGTCTGCCGAAGTCGTACTGA
- a CDS encoding enoyl-CoA hydratase family protein, with the protein MSEQLVQYAVDGGIATITLDSPKNRNALSTRLVQGVSESLQSAAQDDDVRAVVLTHTGGTFCAGADLQEAAESGGEQLDPLEVAKLRTSQMRDLLRAIVAHPKPVIGQINGHVRAGGMGLVGACDLVAAGPDSTFALTEARLGLAASIISLTLLPKIDSRAASRYFLTGEKFDSETAQQIGLVTQASADPAATATHWSAELVKASPQGLRESKGLTTAEVLAGIDQRGDELAALSARLFASEEAREGMIAFLQRRPPRWAEKYETVGR; encoded by the coding sequence ATGAGCGAACAACTCGTGCAATATGCCGTTGACGGCGGGATCGCGACGATCACACTCGACTCGCCGAAAAACCGCAACGCGCTCTCAACGCGACTGGTTCAGGGTGTGTCGGAAAGCTTGCAGTCGGCCGCGCAGGACGATGACGTGCGCGCGGTCGTCCTCACCCACACGGGTGGCACGTTCTGCGCGGGTGCTGATTTGCAGGAAGCTGCAGAGTCCGGCGGCGAGCAGTTGGATCCGCTCGAGGTCGCCAAGCTCAGGACCAGCCAGATGCGTGATCTGCTGCGTGCGATCGTGGCGCACCCGAAACCCGTGATCGGTCAGATCAACGGTCATGTGCGGGCAGGCGGTATGGGTCTCGTCGGCGCCTGCGACCTTGTCGCGGCAGGCCCCGACAGTACGTTCGCGCTGACGGAGGCGCGCCTCGGACTGGCGGCGTCGATCATCTCACTGACGCTGCTCCCCAAAATCGATTCCCGCGCCGCTTCTCGGTACTTCCTGACCGGGGAGAAATTCGATTCGGAGACCGCTCAGCAGATCGGCCTGGTCACGCAGGCCAGTGCGGATCCAGCTGCGACGGCAACCCATTGGTCGGCGGAGCTGGTCAAAGCGTCACCGCAGGGTTTGCGAGAGTCGAAAGGTCTCACGACGGCGGAGGTTCTTGCTGGGATTGACCAGCGAGGTGACGAACTTGCGGCCCTTTCGGCACGGCTATTCGCCTCCGAGGAGGCACGCGAAGGGATGATCGCATTCCTGCAGCGCCGTCCGCCCCGGTGGGCTGAGAAGTACGAGACGGTGGGCCGCTAA
- a CDS encoding TetR/AcrR family transcriptional regulator yields the protein MTIREPQQERSRATHQRLLETTIECLAQHGWAGTTVGVVAQRAGVSRGAIQHHFPTREDLITSALEFIFDQRMAEVRAAAADLPEGAERVEAVVIRLVDYFTGVLFKAALQVWTAAAADPALKERVVPLELRFGRTVHTIAIELLGADDSDPDTHRLVQATLDMARGLGLADVLTDDSRRRSQIVATWAQHLSTALTRVRAPSAAGAPQ from the coding sequence GTGACCATCCGCGAACCCCAGCAGGAGCGCAGTCGCGCGACTCATCAGCGCCTGCTCGAAACCACCATTGAGTGCCTCGCCCAGCACGGCTGGGCGGGTACGACAGTGGGGGTAGTGGCGCAGCGGGCTGGCGTATCGCGCGGTGCCATTCAGCACCATTTCCCGACCAGGGAAGATCTGATCACCTCCGCGCTCGAGTTCATTTTCGACCAGCGAATGGCGGAAGTCCGGGCCGCCGCCGCAGATCTGCCGGAGGGCGCCGAGAGAGTTGAAGCAGTGGTCATCCGGTTGGTCGACTACTTCACGGGTGTTCTCTTCAAGGCTGCTCTGCAAGTGTGGACGGCGGCCGCGGCAGACCCTGCACTGAAGGAACGGGTGGTTCCGCTGGAACTGCGCTTTGGACGGACCGTTCACACGATCGCGATCGAACTGCTCGGCGCCGACGACTCGGATCCTGATACGCACCGTCTGGTGCAGGCCACTCTCGACATGGCGCGTGGCTTGGGCCTCGCGGATGTGCTGACAGACGACTCCCGTCGGCGATCGCAAATCGTTGCCACGTGGGCGCAGCACCTCAGTACTGCGCTCACGCGGGTACGGGCACCCTCGGCCGCGGGGGCGCCGCAGTAA
- a CDS encoding DUF3558 domain-containing protein, with product METRGLRRVGAGLAAALCVLLTACSDGPETESEPHQNEQNEPGQVDAAGLFFGECGGVSADELMQTTGISNVRLIERNSVGCRWEDPNFFGARASFSWYRGSPIGRERALVELSGRDVFDVSMQGPNGELHGFAGRGVGICEVSIESESDFFVWSVVFDQLSPPRDMCERVEALAEMTVTRAE from the coding sequence GTGGAGACTCGTGGGCTGAGACGCGTTGGCGCCGGACTCGCGGCTGCGCTGTGCGTGCTGTTAACAGCCTGCTCAGATGGCCCAGAAACTGAGTCCGAGCCGCATCAGAACGAGCAGAACGAGCCTGGCCAGGTGGATGCTGCGGGATTGTTCTTCGGGGAATGCGGCGGGGTGTCAGCTGATGAACTGATGCAAACCACAGGAATCAGTAACGTTCGGCTCATTGAGCGAAACTCAGTCGGCTGTCGCTGGGAGGACCCGAACTTTTTCGGCGCGCGCGCCTCATTCTCCTGGTACCGGGGTAGTCCGATCGGGCGAGAACGGGCGCTGGTGGAGCTCTCGGGCCGGGACGTATTTGACGTATCTATGCAAGGCCCCAATGGCGAACTGCATGGTTTCGCAGGGCGCGGTGTGGGCATCTGTGAGGTATCGATCGAGTCGGAATCGGATTTCTTTGTCTGGTCCGTCGTGTTCGATCAGCTTTCGCCGCCGCGCGATATGTGTGAGCGGGTTGAGGCGCTGGCAGAAATGACGGTGACACGTGCCGAATAG
- a CDS encoding DUF3558 domain-containing protein — protein sequence MPNRCGFKWRRALACGAAAALLGAGLVGCTREIEGTARADGSVGQVDSQEFLNLLDECEFLPAEDIAEVFDADGVSNTFFGAICRYDVYGPLGTVGVTLAWFEDGSLWRERRATEQLGYEVNNVSVAGQGGFEVRIPDDPMACGVATRSGDGGSLTWWVHPQGSRAGVNSCDAALELAEMSVRMNF from the coding sequence GTGCCGAATAGATGCGGTTTCAAATGGCGGCGTGCCCTGGCGTGCGGCGCGGCCGCCGCCCTCCTCGGAGCCGGCCTCGTCGGCTGCACCAGGGAAATCGAGGGCACCGCGCGCGCTGACGGCTCCGTGGGCCAGGTGGACAGTCAAGAGTTCCTGAACCTGCTCGATGAGTGCGAGTTCCTGCCGGCTGAAGACATTGCAGAGGTGTTCGATGCCGATGGGGTGAGTAATACGTTCTTCGGAGCCATCTGCCGGTACGACGTCTATGGGCCCCTAGGCACGGTGGGGGTGACGCTGGCGTGGTTCGAAGACGGATCCTTGTGGCGCGAGCGCAGGGCCACTGAGCAGCTCGGTTACGAGGTAAATAACGTCTCGGTTGCGGGGCAGGGCGGGTTTGAGGTCCGCATTCCCGACGATCCGATGGCGTGCGGGGTCGCGACACGATCTGGCGACGGCGGGTCCCTGACTTGGTGGGTGCATCCGCAAGGATCGCGTGCGGGAGTGAACAGCTGTGACGCCGCTTTGGAACTGGCGGAGATGAGTGTCAGGATGAACTTCTGA
- the rpsL gene encoding 30S ribosomal protein S12 — MPTIQQLVRKGRQDKVAKTKTAALKGSPQRRGVCTRVYTTTPKKPNSALRKVARVRLTSQIEVTAYIPGEGHNLQEHSMVLVRGGRVKDLPGVRYKIIRGSLDTQGVKNRKQARSRYGAKKEKS, encoded by the coding sequence ATGCCCACCATTCAGCAGCTGGTCCGTAAAGGGCGCCAGGACAAGGTCGCCAAGACCAAGACCGCGGCCCTGAAGGGGAGCCCCCAGCGTCGCGGTGTGTGCACACGCGTGTACACCACCACCCCCAAGAAGCCGAACTCTGCGCTGCGGAAGGTGGCCCGTGTACGCCTGACCAGCCAGATTGAAGTTACGGCATACATCCCCGGCGAGGGGCACAACCTTCAGGAGCACTCCATGGTGCTCGTGCGTGGCGGTCGTGTGAAGGACCTTCCGGGTGTTCGCTACAAGATCATCCGCGGTTCGCTTGACACGCAGGGTGTCAAGAACCGCAAGCAGGCACGCAGCCGTTATGGCGCGAAGAAGGAGAAGAGCTAA
- the rpsG gene encoding 30S ribosomal protein S7, translating to MPRKGPAPKRPLIADPVYGSPLVTQLVNKVLLDGKKSTAERIVYSALEQAREKTGTDPVVTLKRALDNVRPALEVRSRRVGGATYQVPVDVRPARATTLAMRWLVTFSRARREKTMVERLANELLDASNGLGASVKRREDTHKMAEANRAFAHYRW from the coding sequence ATGCCTCGCAAGGGCCCAGCACCCAAGCGTCCGCTCATCGCTGATCCTGTGTACGGGTCGCCGCTCGTTACGCAGTTGGTGAACAAGGTTCTGCTCGATGGTAAGAAGTCGACTGCGGAGCGCATCGTTTACAGCGCTCTCGAGCAGGCTCGCGAAAAAACCGGTACCGACCCGGTTGTCACTCTGAAGCGCGCTCTCGACAATGTGCGTCCCGCCCTTGAGGTCCGCAGCCGCCGCGTTGGTGGCGCGACCTACCAGGTGCCGGTTGACGTTCGTCCCGCCCGGGCTACCACCCTGGCCATGCGCTGGCTCGTGACATTCTCACGTGCACGACGTGAGAAGACAATGGTCGAGCGGCTCGCCAATGAGCTGCTCGATGCGAGCAACGGTCTTGGTGCATCGGTGAAGCGGCGTGAAGACACGCACAAGATGGCTGAGGCTAACCGGGCGTTCGCGCACTACCGCTGGTGA
- the fusA gene encoding elongation factor G: MALDVLTDLNRVRNIGIMAHIDAGKTTTTERILFYTGINYKIGEVHDGAATMDWMEQEQERGITITSAATTCFWKDNQINIIDTPGHVDFTVEVERSLRVLDGAVAVFDGKEGVEPQSEQVWRQADKYNVPRICFVNKMDKLGADFYFTVQTIKDRLGAKPLVLQLPIGSENDFIGVVDLIENNAIIWHEKDEQGNPGRGQVFEVIDIPEDLAERAEQYRQELIETVAESDEELLEKFFGGEELSKDEIKGAIRKLTISGEMYPVICGSAFKNKGVQPMLDAVIAYLPSPLDVPSIEGHVPGDESAVLTRTPNSDEPFSALAFKVATHPFFGKLTYVRVYSGKVDTGSQITNSTKGKKERVGKLFQMHSNKENPVPFASAGHIYAFIGLKDTTTGDTLCDASNPIILESMTFPDPVIEVAIEPKTKSDQEKLSTAIQKLAEEDPTFKVHLDDETGQTVIGGMGELHLDILVDRMKREFKVEANVGKPQVAYRETIRGTVDKHEFTHKKQTGGSGQFARVIIKLEPFKGEDGEHYEFKSAVTGGRVPREYIPSVDAGAQDAMQYGVLAGYPLTDVRVTLLDGAYHEVDSSEMAFKIAGSQALKEAARKAHPVILEPLMAVEVITPEDYMGDVIGDLNSRRGQIQAMEERSGARVVKALVPLSEMFGYVGDLRSKTQGRANYSMVFNSYAEVPANVAKEIIAKATGE; this comes from the coding sequence GTGGCACTTGACGTGCTGACCGACCTGAACCGGGTCCGCAACATCGGCATCATGGCGCACATCGACGCCGGCAAGACAACAACCACCGAGCGGATCCTGTTCTACACCGGGATCAACTACAAGATCGGTGAAGTTCACGATGGCGCGGCCACCATGGACTGGATGGAGCAGGAGCAGGAGCGGGGTATCACCATTACCTCCGCAGCCACTACGTGCTTCTGGAAAGACAACCAGATCAACATCATCGACACCCCTGGTCACGTCGACTTCACGGTCGAGGTGGAGCGTTCGCTCCGTGTCCTCGATGGTGCGGTTGCTGTCTTCGACGGCAAGGAAGGCGTTGAGCCGCAGTCCGAGCAGGTCTGGCGGCAGGCGGATAAGTACAACGTCCCCCGTATCTGCTTCGTCAACAAGATGGACAAGCTCGGGGCCGACTTCTACTTCACCGTGCAGACGATCAAGGACCGTCTTGGCGCGAAGCCGCTGGTTCTCCAGCTCCCCATCGGTTCCGAGAACGATTTCATCGGCGTTGTGGACCTGATTGAGAACAATGCGATCATCTGGCACGAGAAAGATGAGCAGGGCAACCCTGGCCGCGGGCAGGTTTTCGAGGTCATCGACATCCCGGAGGATCTTGCTGAGCGGGCGGAGCAGTACCGCCAGGAACTGATCGAGACTGTCGCGGAATCCGATGAGGAACTGCTTGAGAAGTTCTTCGGTGGCGAGGAGCTGTCGAAGGACGAGATCAAGGGCGCTATCCGCAAGCTCACCATCTCCGGTGAAATGTATCCCGTGATCTGTGGCTCCGCTTTCAAGAACAAGGGCGTTCAGCCCATGCTGGATGCGGTCATTGCTTACCTTCCGTCGCCGCTCGACGTGCCGTCGATCGAGGGTCATGTTCCCGGGGACGAGTCTGCGGTTCTGACCCGCACGCCCAACTCGGACGAGCCCTTCTCTGCGCTCGCGTTCAAGGTTGCTACGCACCCGTTCTTCGGAAAGCTCACCTACGTCCGCGTTTACTCGGGCAAGGTCGACACGGGTTCGCAGATCACGAACTCGACCAAGGGCAAAAAAGAGCGTGTTGGCAAGCTCTTCCAGATGCACTCGAACAAGGAAAACCCTGTTCCGTTTGCATCCGCGGGCCACATTTACGCGTTCATCGGTCTCAAGGACACCACCACGGGCGACACGCTGTGTGACGCGTCGAACCCCATCATCCTCGAGTCGATGACCTTCCCGGACCCGGTCATCGAGGTAGCGATCGAGCCGAAGACGAAGTCGGACCAGGAAAAGCTCTCCACGGCTATCCAGAAGCTCGCCGAGGAAGACCCGACCTTCAAGGTCCACCTCGACGACGAGACCGGTCAGACCGTGATCGGCGGTATGGGTGAACTCCACCTCGATATTCTCGTCGACCGCATGAAGCGTGAGTTCAAGGTCGAGGCGAACGTCGGTAAGCCGCAGGTTGCTTACCGTGAGACGATTCGCGGGACCGTGGACAAGCACGAATTCACCCACAAAAAGCAAACCGGTGGCTCCGGACAGTTCGCTCGCGTCATCATCAAGCTCGAGCCTTTCAAGGGCGAGGATGGCGAGCACTACGAGTTCAAGAGCGCTGTCACCGGTGGGCGTGTGCCGAGGGAGTACATTCCTTCGGTGGACGCTGGCGCACAGGACGCCATGCAGTACGGCGTGCTGGCTGGCTACCCGCTGACCGACGTTAGGGTCACGCTCCTCGACGGTGCGTACCACGAGGTCGACTCGTCGGAAATGGCCTTCAAGATCGCCGGTTCCCAGGCCCTCAAGGAAGCTGCCCGCAAGGCACATCCGGTGATTCTCGAGCCGCTCATGGCGGTCGAGGTCATCACTCCTGAGGACTACATGGGAGATGTCATCGGTGACCTGAACTCCCGCCGTGGTCAGATTCAGGCCATGGAGGAGCGCAGCGGTGCCCGTGTCGTGAAGGCACTCGTTCCGCTGTCGGAGATGTTCGGCTACGTCGGCGACCTCCGGTCGAAGACTCAGGGCCGGGCGAACTACTCAATGGTGTTCAACTCCTACGCTGAAGTTCCCGCGAACGTGGCGAAGGAGATCATCGCGAAGGCCACCGGCGAGTAA
- the tuf gene encoding elongation factor Tu, whose amino-acid sequence MAKAKFERTKPHVNIGTIGHVDHGKTTLTAAITKVLHDTFPDLNKSFAFDEIDKAPEEKQRGITINISHVEYQTDKRHYAHVDAPGHADYIKNMITGAAQMDGAILVVAATDGPMPQTREHVLLARQVGVPYILVALNKADMVDDEEILELVEMEVRELLSSQEFDGDNAPVVQVSALKALEGDAKWAEKIVELMQAVDDSIPDPVRETEKPFLMPIEDVFTITGRGTVVTGRIERGKVNVNEEVEIVGIREKSTKTTVTGIEMFRKLLDYGEAGDNVGLLLRGIKREDVERGQVVVKPGSTTPHTDFEGQAYILAKDEGGRHTPFFNNYRPQFYFRTTDVTGVVTLPEGTEMVMPGDNTEMVVKLIQPVAMDEGLRFAIREGGRTVGAGRVTKIIK is encoded by the coding sequence GTGGCGAAGGCGAAGTTCGAGCGGACCAAGCCGCACGTCAACATCGGCACCATCGGTCACGTTGACCACGGCAAGACCACGCTCACCGCTGCTATCACGAAGGTTCTGCACGATACCTTCCCCGACCTCAACAAGAGCTTTGCGTTCGATGAGATCGACAAGGCTCCTGAAGAGAAGCAGCGCGGTATCACCATCAACATCTCGCACGTCGAGTACCAGACGGATAAGCGTCACTACGCTCACGTCGACGCACCCGGCCACGCCGACTACATCAAGAACATGATTACCGGCGCCGCGCAGATGGATGGTGCAATCCTCGTGGTTGCTGCTACCGATGGACCTATGCCGCAGACTCGCGAGCACGTTCTCCTCGCTCGCCAGGTTGGCGTTCCGTACATCCTCGTTGCGCTTAACAAGGCTGACATGGTCGACGACGAGGAAATCCTCGAACTCGTCGAGATGGAGGTCCGCGAGCTCCTGTCTTCACAGGAGTTCGATGGCGACAACGCACCTGTCGTTCAGGTTTCTGCACTCAAGGCGCTTGAGGGCGACGCGAAGTGGGCCGAGAAGATCGTCGAGCTCATGCAGGCTGTCGACGACTCGATCCCGGATCCTGTCCGTGAGACCGAGAAGCCGTTCCTCATGCCGATCGAGGACGTTTTCACGATCACCGGTCGCGGTACCGTCGTCACCGGCCGTATCGAGCGCGGCAAGGTCAACGTGAACGAGGAAGTCGAGATCGTCGGCATCCGCGAGAAGTCCACGAAGACCACCGTCACGGGCATCGAAATGTTCCGCAAGCTTCTTGACTACGGCGAGGCTGGCGACAACGTCGGTCTGCTTCTCCGTGGCATCAAGCGCGAAGACGTTGAGCGTGGCCAGGTTGTTGTCAAGCCGGGCTCGACCACTCCGCACACGGACTTCGAGGGTCAGGCATACATCCTTGCCAAGGATGAAGGCGGCCGCCACACGCCGTTCTTCAACAACTACCGTCCGCAGTTCTACTTCCGTACCACGGACGTGACCGGCGTCGTTACCCTTCCTGAGGGCACCGAAATGGTCATGCCGGGTGACAACACTGAGATGGTCGTCAAGCTCATCCAGCCTGTTGCCATGGACGAGGGTCTGCGTTTCGCCATCCGCGAGGGTGGCCGCACCGTTGGTGCAGGCCGAGTGACCAAGATCATCAAGTGA